In the genome of Pseudorasbora parva isolate DD20220531a chromosome 10, ASM2467924v1, whole genome shotgun sequence, one region contains:
- the crip1 gene encoding cysteine-rich protein 1 has product MPKCPKCEKEVYFAERVSSLGKDWHRPCLKCEKCNKTLSAGSHAEHDGKPYCNNPCYAALFGPKGFGRGGTESHTFK; this is encoded by the exons ATGCCTAAATGCCCCAAGTGCGAGAAGGAAGTGTACTTCG CGGAGAGAGTGTCATCACTTGGCAAAGACTGGCATAGACCCTGTCTGAAGTGTGAGAAATGCAACAAGACCCTGTCGGCTGGCTCACATGCAGAG CATGATGGGAAGCCCTATTGTAACAACCCATGCTACGCTGCACTCTTTGGACCTAAAG GTTTTGGACGTGGCGGCACTGAGAGCCACACATTCAAATAG